The DNA region CACCTCGGCTGCTGTCGGCGAAGAGCTGTCCTGCTCTTTTCATATCTCTGCAAAATGAAACCCACTGGCTGGTATCAGGTGGGGCATAAGGGGCTTGGGTTGTATAATCGTAGCCAGGTGCCCCTTCACGATAAAGACTAGGGTAAGTTGTCCTGTGATGATAGATGCTGTTGGTATGGCCCAAAAATCTCCCAAATCGTCGATCCTAGTAGCTCATGATGGCGTCTTTGACCAGAAGTTCGTAGCTTGGTAGTTCAATCTTTCTTCAGGTCGTTGACCATCGTGTTTTCAAGGACGTCGTTCCAGGCCTGCTACACTTGATTGATGTATTTGTCGAGATGGTAAGAACACGGGAGCGGAATGACAACCGTGTAACTTGAGCGGAACCGACATGAATGGAAGCCGCATGGCTGTGCAATAACCTCAAAGGAACAGGTTTCTGTTTCACAGTTGTGGACTGTGACTGGCTGAGCGGAGTGGCGAGAATCAGGGTCCTGGATTGTGCCTCTATAATCGAACCTATCTACCACGCACATGTTGAACTGATATCTGATAGACCAAAGGCGCGAGATGACGAGGTGGGTAGGTTTGATAGACTCAAAACTCTTCCTTTGTTGATCGCTGCAATGATAATGGGAAAGGATGTAGCTTCATGGAGATCCTCGAGGAGACTCAATTGGGCGCGAAAATACCCAAACGGCCCAGGCCTGAACTCACTACTCCCGGCTCACCGAGGAAAGGGCTACTTAGAGGCGGGGCGTGCCAGTAGTTCCTGCCTCAACCAATCAGTGGCTCCACATCGAAGCCCTCCAGGGTAAAAGAGCCCTCTATAACCGGCTCAGAGGGAAAGAATAGCTGGTGAACTTGCTCTGCACAACTTCGACCTGGCTCAGCTACTCGCCATTTTCCAGCTTCATGATGACAGGTTACACAGGCTGGTAGTTTGATACGTAGTACAATATAAATGTTTCAGAGAAGTCTGTGTCATAAAGTCAGCTCTCATCATACTGGGCCGGATGTTCATGTTAAAGGTGGTTGAGATGGAAtaggggttcaggggctgCACAGCCACACTCAAGCCACACATGGGACGAGCCACAAGCTGATGCAGAAATGgccccaccctctccaatAACACACCCCTTCTGAATGGGAATTATTCTCTCTCCAATATTGCCATGAACCCTTGCGGCCTTGCTGCAGGCACAAGTTGACACCCGACCCCCTGAAATGTTTTAATTTACGCATTGCTGGTTcggaggatggtgttgaatGGCATGGCTGCCAAGGCAGAGAGCAGCATGAAAGTGGATGAGGTCATCGAGGCACGTTCACCAATACGACTGTGTGTTTCCTGCCGGCAAGGGAACTGCCGGCAACCGGGCCAAGGCACGGCCACACTCGACATGTTGTTGCTAGGATCGAGATTTGGACCATGGAAAGCGGTTCTTGACGAATTCCCATTTGCTGCTGCCCGCGGCCGATGATGTCGTTGCCTCTGGAGCGTTGCTTTCCACTCCAACAGCTGTCAACCTGCTGGAGCCCTGTTGCACAAACCGCGTTTGCTGACCACCAAGCTTGACCTTGCACCGTGTCCTGGATCTTCACACCTCCAGGCCGTTTTGGACGCCTCCACGCCTCTAGTGTAGAGTGCCGAGAAACATGGGCAAAAGGAATGGAAAACAATGAAAGCGTAAGAGGGGTTGTTATTTTGCATTTCCTGATTCTTATTCGTATTTTTGGGCACATTAAAGTAAAGCCCACCCTCTCGTCTTCCCCATGCACCCTCCACAGACTCGAGTTGTGAGCCGCTATGCTTCCCTCTTGCTCACCATTTTCTCGCCCCATTATATCACTGGAAGAACACTTCCAGGAATAGCACACATTCGGCTTCCCGTGCTGTGACCTCATTGCTTGCGTGTGGCTGGTGGCCTTTCCTACCCTCCAAACCTGCTAGGTCAAAGTGGCAACACTGGCACCCTTCCCTATCGTTTTGGGCCAGAGGTCGGCGGCGATCGTCATCAGTGGCTTTGCAGCAGGACGCAGGAAGACGCAACACGACACTGCAGGACGGCTGCTGTCACCATGGCCGTCGGCCAACTACCGAAGAGCTCTTCGGACCCTGAAATATCCTCAACCCGCCCCGCCAGGCCCAAGTTCCACCACAGATGCACCAATGATCGAATTCGCGAAGGCTCAGGAACGCCGCCGTTATTCTTCTCCATGACCGGAAAGATTCGAAAAGATCGCAAGTCGGTGTTTAGGGAGGTTGGCTTGGACACGGAGGAGCCCAGCGGTCCCTATTTCAGCGAGCACGAGTTTGGAGAAATCACGGGACTCGCCTCACCAACAAGCACACATCGACCAGACACCGCGCAGGGAAATACGAGTGACGATGGGAAGGACGATACTGAACAGCGGCAACCACGAGACGAGCGAGACGAAGCCGagtcaccaacatcaccatcacagaAGCCGTGGTACTCGAGGTTGACGCCTGGTCGACGGCCGAGAGTGAGGACAGCATCAAGTGCGCCGCCTCCCAGCGTTTCTAGCTTCACGCGACTTTCCACGATTGCACTGCTTATTGCTGTGGTAATTCCTGCGTTTAGTTATTACAAGGGTGCTGAGGAGGTTGCGCCGCTTGCTGGTGCCGACGCCGGCGTGATCTACTATCGAGATATGAAGCCCGGGCCGATACTCGAGACGAGGGCTGACAGCCCAACCAAAGCGTGCAAGCGATGGGCTCATCAGAGTGAGTTGACCGGCTGCCTACTTTGTGTCACAACTTGACAACACTGACTTTTGAAACAAGCCGCCCAGCTGAACGGGACTTTGTACATCTACGGCGGCCAGGCATCGAATACGCCCGACCAGACATATGACAATTGGAGTAAGCACCTGTCACTTATCGCACCTTTACCTGTTCCTTGCTTACCTCTCTGCAGAtaacaacctcctcgtcctcgacctGACCCGCAGCTGGGACatcacctctccctccctccgcGGCCTCCCCCAGCCCTCCGGTCCCCCCGCAGTATCCCTAGGCTACCTCTGGAACGACTACAACAACCTCTACCTCTACGGCGGGCAATTCTCGGACAAACCGGTCGCAGACGTCCCTCCGCTTTCCATCTGGCGCTACTCAATCAAGTCCCAGTCCTGGGACGAGTTCAAAAACCCAAAGACAACCGCGGGGAATTATTCCACCGACGCTGACATCCCCCTTGAGCGCGCCGCCGAAGGAGCTGGTATCTCTGTGCCTgagttggggttgagttggTATTTTGGTGGACATCTAGACAGCCACACCACACCTGGATGGTCGATACATGTGCCGAGGCTGTACCTGAAGAGTTTGTTGGAGTTTACCCACCCGGGATATGTGAATGACGGGTTGAGGATTGATGGGGCGGGGAGTGAGGGTGCGTTTAGGAATATTACCGAGGGAGGGTTGCAGGTGCAGGATGCCTTCTCGGAACGGGGAGATGCGGCGCTGGTGTTTGTGCCAGGctggggagagagggggatATTGATTGGTTTGGCGGGAGGGAGAGTGGGAGGGGACCTGATTGATGATTTGAGGACGCTGGATGTTTTTGACATCGAGACGTCGGAGTGGTATCATCAGGAGACGACTGGGGAGgcgccgagggtgagggtgaatCTTTGTGCGGTCGTGGCGAGCGCGCCGGATGCGAGTAGCTTTCAGATCTATGTGTATGGTGGTCAAGATCTTGAGGTGAGGCTTCCCTTTTTCTGCAACCCGAAGAGGCAAACACTGACATCTTGCAGGAAACACAAACCCAGTACAACGACATGTacatcctctccatccccgcCTTCACCTGGATCAAAGCCCCCtcgttctcctcctcctccaccgcgcCCAAAGCCCGCGCCGGCCACACCTGCAACCTCCGCGACGGCCAAATCATTGTTCTGGGAGGCTACACCGGCGCCTCCACCCCATGCGAATCCCCTGGCATCTGGGTCTtcaacgcctcctccctcacctggTCTTCCCGCTTCAACTCCCTCGATCACCCCCCGGACATCTCCCCCGAGAACTCCGTTTTAGGCGCCTCCTACGGGTACACCGTCCCCGACCCCGTAGCAGAAGTAATCGGCGGCTCCCCCTCCGGCGGCGCAACAGTCTCCCAACCCCTAGTCGGTAAACCCACCGCCGGCCCCTTCGCCACCGGCAAACCCCCCATCTGGACACTCCCAGGTAGCACAGCAACCGTAACCGCCTGGGGCCCCGACGCAACCTCCACCGTTCCCCCCGGCTCCGACCCCCAATCTCccgacagcaacaacagcaacaataaCAATGCCGAATCCCGAAAAGGAGGCCTCATCGCAGCAGGCGTCATCGCCGCCCTGGCCGGGCTAGCAGCCCTCTACCTAGGCTACTGCGTCTGGCTGTACCGCCGCCAGGTAAAAGCCTACCGCTCCCACCTCGCCGTCGCAAACCGCTACTCCGGTCCGGCAGGGGCCTCAACCGGCACCTTTTCCGGCCTGGCGGCCTTCTTCGGCGGCGGGAGAAAAGGAAGCAAAAAGTCCAACAAGAGCGGCAGCAACCACGGAACGGTCGTCACGGAAAAAGAGCGGTACTACCCCTCCAATCGGATGTCTACCTCCACGACGGACTCACTTTTTGCGACGTCGTCCGGCGCAGGGGGGGTGGAGCCAAGAACAATgtttgacgacgacgacggcgccCACCACGATCTTGGGGTGCCACAGCGGCCGGGGCAGTGGTGGAGAGATCAGGAGGGTGGTCAAGGGAGTAGCCAGACTGCGGTCAATACTACTGCTTCTGGACCTTCGGGGGCGTCACCTGGTGATCATATTccggacgaggaggttgggatgGGCAAAAAAGTTGAACGAAGGGGGAGTACGAGCGGGGAAAGCGCTAGTTCGACGGAGCGGTTGCTCGAGGGGCAGGAGCCGAGCTTTTTCAGCGTGGTGATGAAGCCGAGGAGGgcgttgagggtggtgaatgggttggagggcgaggttaCGAGCGCTTGAGTTGGGTAAAAATGACTGGGTTTCTGTCTTTACTACTTTCTTGTTGGCGAAGTTTGGataccccctttttttctggATCGGATGGGAAGCGGTCATTTATGTACACGGGAAGAGaaatgatgatgacgaggcaACGAGAAATATATACGACTAGACTCTTCTTGATGTGAATGCAGAGCCTTCAAAGACACTGGATTTTTCAGATGCTGTGTTGTTACCAAAATGTGTGTACATTAAACCGATATATATTTCCGTGCGCCGCTTTGTCCCATATTCTGTGGCCGTATGCCTCGTTTCGGCAAGGGCAGTTGTGGTCCTAGTTAAACTCCTATGCACAGATCCCATGTTTCCCTTATTATGCATGTCCATCTGGACTTGTGCGCATTTTCAGCGCTGGTATAATTCGTCATCAACAGCTCAAATCACTCCTCTCACCATCCCACCGAGCCCTTTAAACCGCCGGCTTCACTTCCCCACTGCCACCGCCAACAATCTCTTGGATTCTATTCTGGATACCACTGATGCAGTCCAAGATAGTATTTGCTTCCCTGACCCGGTCAGCACTCATGAGATGGTTGGCAGCATCGATGCCCAAAGCCATAACCCTTTGTACATAAGGTGGCATCTTTGGCGCAGCTGCTGGATCCCACTGCGAGAGTAACCGCTTGACAAAAGAGTCGTCGTCGCGGAAGTACTGCAGCGCCAGCTCTGCGGACGGATCTGTTGGGTGGTACAAGTCAAGATGAGCCCTCTCGTGCAAGCGACGTTCCAGCTCGATGCTCATGGCCACGAAGGGCTCAAAGAGACTGACGGGTGCCTTGGCATGCTTCCATGAAGCAACGGTGCTGTTCCATGCTACCAAACTCCAAGCATCACCCAGTTGGTTCAATGGGAGCTCGTTCTTCTTGAGCATAGACTCTACCTGGATGACGGAAGAATAGGCGTCTCGGAGTCCTTCGGTACAGGTGTGAGCAGCAATAAAGTGCTTGATAAGAAGGTCGGAGCATATCCTCGAGTGCATGGTGTTGACAGATGATGCTTGCTTCATCACTCTCTCCAGCCAGATCCACACCATGTCGTCAAGACCCTCGGCAATCATGAAGCGTAGCAACAGGACGCTGAACTTTTGGTTGCTGAGCCAGGAATAAGTGTTGTGTTGTCCGGAAGCCTTGAGCCAttggaggacgagaagaCCGGCGCCGGTGCCTTGTAATGGTACATAGAGTGGTGATTGGCTTAATGTGTTCTTCTCGGCTGTCTTGAAGATTTTGAGGAGGAATCCGTGGGCTCGTGGAATTGTCATGAGGCCCTTTGCCACAGCTTGTTGAAAGACCTCCTTGTCATGGTCGTATGGCGAGCCTATCCCCGATGTTCGACGTGGTGATGACGCTTGGTTGAGCAaagggttgttgaggatggagtGCAGATGAACATCGGTAGGTCGGTGGGGAACGTCGGGCTTCTCAGCTGAGGAAGCAGAAGCGGAAGTCAGGGTTGTTGATGCTTTCGGGCTGGATAGGGGGTTAGGTGAAGGGCCATGCTGCCTGTCCAACTCGCTGCGAAAGGAGGTTTTGAGGGCATCGAGGAGGCGCTGGGAATCGCGTTTGCTGAGGGGCAGCGGTTGATGGATTGGGGGCACCAAGCTAGATATTGTCTTGGAGACGGCCTGCCACCCCTTTGCTTTGGACATTTTGTGGCTGGTTGACTGTCGGGAAGGGTGATTGTATCTAGGTGATCATGGGTGACGAGCTCAAGCTTGGACTCCTTGGTGTTGACTTGCTTGATGTGAGCTGATGACGGTTCAACCCCACACCAGCCAGCTGAGGTCCAGATTTCATGTCCAATCAGAAAAGAGACAATGTTCCCACTCTGTGCGCAGTAATGCCAAGGCGATGCTATCTTATCAGTTCCGGCATCCCCTCTGTCACGTGCCACTTTCCTGACTCTAAAGCTCTTAAGCAAACATCTGTCAAGAGGTGAAACTCGACCGACGAGTCGTACTCTTCTTCCTGGCTGGTGTGAAGGTTGAGCCTCTCCGCAGCTTTAAGGCTGGTGCCCGTTACATGCGACCGGCTACCGGTCCCCGTAGTAGCTTTTCTTAACCAAGACAAGCGACAAGACCATTCACAGCCGGAAGCAGCCGTGTTTCGTGGAGTTCAGTAGGGACTACGCTAATTGCCCAGAGCATCCTCCTGCAAACAGTGGCTGgtgcccctccaccaaacGCCGGTTTCGGGCATCAACGGTGTGCCAGAATATGGAGAAATTCCATAGCATTTGGCATTTCCACCGCGACAGCACAATCAAGAAGATAAACATTGATTTGTATTCTGTATCATCGACATCAGGGTTACCTATGTATGTGATGTGCAACCAACAGCTTGACGCTATGCCGTGTTGGGGATCGTACCTGGCCAGAGCCCTGACGTCGTCTGGTTCCAGGGTCCTTGACTGGAGAGGGCGGGCATCCCGTCCATTCTGGGGAGGCTGCAGCTGAATTGCTGCATTTTCCTGCATACCACAgcccttcttgccctcccaGCCCTCTCTGTCGGGGTTGCtttttgccccttttcctttgtttGACAAGCCGGTTGGTTACCTTTTGCCCCAGACTTGGGGTCTCTCCTGATCAGACTAAGTCGGGTGATCAGGTGCCTCTCCAAAGAGGCAAAACCCATCTCCCACTCAGCTCTGAATCATTGTGGTGAGCAAAGCGGTGGGGTCCCCCAGTTGTCTCCAGTTGTCTCCAGTTGCAGCAAAGGGCACCAATCCCAAGGAATTCCTCGTGACGGATGCGTTGTTGTGTCTATGCCTAGACTTGGGTTGGTTAAGAGAGGTACCTGACCAGGTACCTTACCTTGGGAAAGGtatggcgggggaggggatgccCTGTGCAAAGTCCAGAGGGATACGTACAATGGAAAGGAGCTGTAAACAGGATCCGGGAAAAGGAATCAAATCTAGAGGGAAGGAAAAATGAGAAATGTATCTTGGACCATCCATATCTACAAAGTGAAACAATGACTTCGAGGCTGCCCTGGCGTGTTTGATGCCCTGAAGTTGGGGGCTGCTTGGTTGCATTGGGACGCGGTGAATGGTGGGTTTTTaggtgctggctgctggctgctggctgctggctgctggctggctctgttgctgggtgtgggtggtCACTGCTTTCGCAGGTGCACTTTGTGAGCGGACCAATTCTGAATCGACAAAATCTGGCCCagggtgtgtgtgtctgtctTTGCCTCGCTTCCCTTCGACAATCCGCACTTGGCTCTCCTGCCACTTCCTACCGACAACATCGGCTCGATCTCATCTTCCCGGATCGCATCTCGATTCGATTCGactctcccccaacccccgacCGCTTTTTGACCAACGACCTGACTATCGTCGACTCGACCCCCCATTTTGCCCCGACGTCTTGTCCCTCGCACAGTCAAAACCACTCTTTCTCAGTGATTTGAACCGGGCTGCCGCTGGTGACGCGACCCGTCGCCAAATCtcttccaaccaccacaccacatTCACACTCTCAGCAATGTCTGAGGTACAGAGCAGGCCATCTGCCCCGCGCGGCAGGGGCTCCGCCCGCGGCGGTCGCGGCGGCTTCTCAActcggggaggaggtcgcACCGCTGCCCGTTCTGCTGGTACTAATGGCACCACGCAACACGACACAGAATCTTCTTCGCCAGCCCTGGAGGACGAGGGCGAGATTAGCGAACTCCGCAAGCTCTACGGCCAGCACATTGTCAACATCAAGAACATCGTGTCCGACTGGACCGATGCTGATATCCTCTACGCTCTCCGCGAGACGGACGGCGACCCGGATGAGGCTGCCTTCAAGATTCTGGACGGTAAGCTGACAATGGTTCTGCTGATGCCTTTCCCCTTGCTAACGCTGTTCTGATTTCGCTAGGCACTTTCTCCAAGTGGAACGAGGTCTCGAAGCCCGTGAAGACCAAGGCTAAGAATGACACATTCACCACAACGACTGCCGATTCTGGCGCTGCCGGCGGCCTACGGAACGCAAGAGGTGGCCGTGTCGAAGGTGGCCGTGGTCGTGGCAGAGTGACCGAGCGCGGCGGTCGTGGAGGCGGTCGCGGAAAATCGATCCAAGCTTCGACCAACGGTCCCCGTGTCAAGGAGAACCAGCCTCTCTCTGTCCCAACTGAGGAATCTAACGAATGGGATACCTCTGCCCCGACTGCCGAATCTAATGAATGGACCGAGTCCACCCCCGCCGAatctgctcctgctcccgcCGCCGTTGAACCTACCCCTGCCGCTGCCCCCGCAAAGCCCTCTACCGATGCCCCAAAGACATGGGCCAGCATGTTGAGACAGTCGACCACTCCTAAGCCTGCCCCTAAGCCCAAGGAAGTacctgctccccctcccgccgaACCTACCCCCGTCATTGAGCCACTTCCCCCCGCTCCCGCCGAGCCCGAGGTCGTACCCGAGCCCGAGATTGCTGCGCCAGTcgaagagaaggaagagccAGTTCCCGAACCTGTCCAGGAGGAGCAGCCCGCTGTTGTTGTTCCTGTCATTGAGCCAGTCATTCCTGTTGTTCCCGTCGTACCCGCTGTTGCCATTCCCGAAGTTGCCTTGTCACCTTCCAAGGACGCGCTTACGGATGAGAACCTCGACAAGGTCCCTGGCACAACCGAGCCCCCAGCGACCGAGACCGCGAGAAGTGAAGCTGCCGACTCTTGGGATCCCAGAGCCGCTGGCAGCGCTACAGCAACTCCCTTGTCTGCttcccagcaacagcaccaggCCGAGCGCACTCCCAGCAGTGGCTTCGCCGCGACTGCGACCAAGGCGACAACTCGCACCCCAGCTTTCCCCCGTCGTGTTCTGGATCAGCTCGAGGCCGTTCGCATGCCCGGCAACCGTGCTGAGGTCGAACGTACTACTGTCCAGTTTGGTGCTTTCAGCCTGAATGGTGGCATTGAGGACGACATTGATGGCGATCGTGAAGAGCCCGAGACCCGTCCCCAGCCCCCCCAGGATTCTCCTGTTGCCCAACCCAGAGCTTCGCTTCCCCCTGTTCAAGCCCCCGCGGCTCCAGAGAGCTTC from Podospora pseudopauciseta strain CBS 411.78 chromosome 6, whole genome shotgun sequence includes:
- a CDS encoding hypothetical protein (COG:S; EggNog:ENOG503NY7M), whose translation is MAVGQLPKSSSDPEISSTRPARPKFHHRCTNDRIREGSGTPPLFFSMTGKIRKDRKSVFREVGLDTEEPSGPYFSEHEFGEITGLASPTSTHRPDTAQGNTSDDGKDDTEQRQPRDERDEAESPTSPSQKPWYSRLTPGRRPRVRTASSAPPPSVSSFTRLSTIALLIAVVIPAFSYYKGAEEVAPLAGADAGVIYYRDMKPGPILETRADSPTKACKRWAHQTAQLNGTLYIYGGQASNTPDQTYDNWNNNLLVLDLTRSWDITSPSLRGLPQPSGPPAVSLGYLWNDYNNLYLYGGQFSDKPVADVPPLSIWRYSIKSQSWDEFKNPKTTAGNYSTDADIPLERAAEGAGISVPELGLSWYFGGHLDSHTTPGWSIHVPRLYLKSLLEFTHPGYVNDGLRIDGAGSEGAFRNITEGGLQVQDAFSERGDAALVFVPGWGERGILIGLAGGRVGGDLIDDLRTLDVFDIETSEWYHQETTGEAPRVRVNLCAVVASAPDASSFQIYVYGGQDLEETQTQYNDMYILSIPAFTWIKAPSFSSSSTAPKARAGHTCNLRDGQIIVLGGYTGASTPCESPGIWVFNASSLTWSSRFNSLDHPPDISPENSVLGASYGYTVPDPVAEVIGGSPSGGATVSQPLVGKPTAGPFATGKPPIWTLPGSTATVTAWGPDATSTVPPGSDPQSPDSNNSNNNNAESRKGGLIAAGVIAALAGLAALYLGYCVWLYRRQVKAYRSHLAVANRYSGPAGASTGTFSGLAAFFGGGRKGSKKSNKSGSNHGTVVTEKERYYPSNRMSTSTTDSLFATSSGAGGVEPRTMFDDDDGAHHDLGVPQRPGQWWRDQEGGQGSSQTAVNTTASGPSGASPGDHIPDEEVGMGKKVERRGSTSGESASSTERLLEGQEPSFFSVVMKPRRALRVVNGLEGEVTSA
- a CDS encoding hypothetical protein (EggNog:ENOG503P7G1), producing MSKAKGWQAVSKTISSLVPPIHQPLPLSKRDSQRLLDALKTSFRSELDRQHGPSPNPLSSPKASTTLTSASASSAEKPDVPHRPTDVHLHSILNNPLLNQASSPRRTSGIGSPYDHDKEVFQQAVAKGLMTIPRAHGFLLKIFKTAEKNTLSQSPLYVPLQGTGAGLLVLQWLKASGQHNTYSWLSNQKFSVLLLRFMIAEGLDDMVWIWLERVMKQASSVNTMHSRICSDLLIKHFIAAHTCTEGLRDAYSSVIQVESMLKKNELPLNQLGDAWSLVAWNSTVASWKHAKAPVSLFEPFVAMSIELERRLHERAHLDLYHPTDPSAELALQYFRDDDSFVKRLLSQWDPAAAPKMPPYVQRVMALGIDAANHLMSADRVREANTILDCISGIQNRIQEIVGGGSGEVKPAV
- the DEF1 gene encoding RNAPII degradation factor (COG:S; EggNog:ENOG503NVE6) codes for the protein MSEVQSRPSAPRGRGSARGGRGGFSTRGGGRTAARSAGTNGTTQHDTESSSPALEDEGEISELRKLYGQHIVNIKNIVSDWTDADILYALRETDGDPDEAAFKILDGTFSKWNEVSKPVKTKAKNDTFTTTTADSGAAGGLRNARGGRVEGGRGRGRVTERGGRGGGRGKSIQASTNGPRVKENQPLSVPTEESNEWDTSAPTAESNEWTESTPAESAPAPAAVEPTPAAAPAKPSTDAPKTWASMLRQSTTPKPAPKPKEVPAPPPAEPTPVIEPLPPAPAEPEVVPEPEIAAPVEEKEEPVPEPVQEEQPAVVVPVIEPVIPVVPVVPAVAIPEVALSPSKDALTDENLDKVPGTTEPPATETARSEAADSWDPRAAGSATATPLSASQQQHQAERTPSSGFAATATKATTRTPAFPRRVLDQLEAVRMPGNRAEVERTTVQFGAFSLNGGIEDDIDGDREEPETRPQPPQDSPVAQPRASLPPVQAPAAPESFPTPTQKPVSQVPTGPAGMASQTSPAVLSWLLADTNLAAAPAAVPAITPVAAPAPQPAAQHNQQQYGRFGQQTAAQEHSSFPPSKPFDSFGQQQPAAASTQSQFEGGFQGQTQPAAPTQNQQQAFSSAPNDYPSYYTSGDQRGFYGGYNYNQQQGSQDGPSSQAQRFGGYGTTQTDNISQYPQSGAQHGQSRFGSGSAPSAETPTTTAPATSASSALPQAGQTSQTQHGQQPQPDQYPYHPYSNSPYYGGYMGGYGQYGQGGYAPYGKGNVGYQPNQYGVASQGPYGYSNPSAGFGQSALHRETGGAAAGAGAGLGDYGRAGSQSAQQQSGFGGMHDAFSRGASGYQSQAASFNAPGTQPGAVPSAVDDIKSFGDAKGAAGPSPSLGVAARPGSAANNGPSQSGLPPPQSAQQTNLGGMGQYGYPGHMQQGHAGLHGSHTAAGGYGMSATGGQSQQSSYGYGNQGFGGGYYGGNSQPRGWGNNYHH